GTACACGGCTTTCCATAATAACGGCTAAAGCATGGCCGTTGGTGGCGGCATTTTCGGTAAGGCGGGCAAAAATAGTAGCTCCTTCACCATCTAAGGTAAAGTTTACTACCGGGTGCCCAAATTCGTCGGTACTAACTTGAGCATTGGTAATATGGTTACCATCAAGGCCTACCTCTTCAAAAAGTACCACATAACGCTGAAAGACATCACTACCAAAACTATCTTGTGTGTACTGACCGGCCACAATAAAACCTGCCGGTAATAAAGTAGTATCAGGAAGACGACCGGCCGCATCTATTTGATTAGCAAGACTAGGGTTCCCAGCAAAAACCTGTCCAATTTGCTGTGTGCGGGCATTATCTACTAAATGAAAAGCCAAGCTGCCACTGCCCATAATTAGGCGGTTGGCGGCATCAGGGTCGCTCTCACCGGGAAGCTCGATGGTAATTTGGCTTGTACCCTGACGGCGAATGATAGGGTCTACCGTACCAAATTGGTCGGCACGGTTACGGATAATAGCTAAAGCCGTAGCCATAGCATCATCACGCTCACTCGCAGTGGCCTCACGGCCAAACTCACGCACCAAACGGTTATTAAGCACATCAAAGTTGGCATTTAAGGTTATACTTAACCCCCCGGCTAAATCGAGCCCCAATTTAATGGCACGGTCGCGGATAGCTTTGGCGGCCATTACATCGCCGGCGTGGTAATCGGCGCTAAAACTTATTAAACTTGCCCGTCCCGGCGAGTAGCGCAAAATATCTACCGCTTGCGGATTACTAGGCATGGTAGCTCGAACGTTGCGATGATTTTGCTGCGCAAAAGGGATAAAATAACTTAAATTATCCTCCAGCCCGCCGCCAGCATTAGCAGCGGCAATTAAGCGGTTTACATCGGTCTCGGCTAAAGCTCTGGCCCTAGCCCCAATTAACTCGAGCGGCTCGTTGGCAGCCTCGCGCAGCTCTTCGCTGGTAAAA
This portion of the Spirochaetaceae bacterium genome encodes:
- the secD gene encoding protein translocase subunit SecD codes for the protein MNKLARLLIVTAITALAAFFLMPTVRWYLFTSEELREAANEPLELIGARARALAETDVNRLIAAANAGGGLEDNLSYFIPFAQQNHRNVRATMPSNPQAVDILRYSPGRASLISFSADYHAGDVMAAKAIRDRAIKLGLDLAGGLSITLNANFDVLNNRLVREFGREATASERDDAMATALAIIRNRADQFGTVDPIIRRQGTSQITIELPGESDPDAANRLIMGSGSLAFHLVDNARTQQIGQVFAGNPSLANQIDAAGRLPDTTLLPAGFIVAGQYTQDSFGSDVFQRYVVLFEEVGLDGNHITNAQVSTDEFGHPVVNFTLDGEGATIFARLTENAATNGHALAVIMESRVRSVAGVQQAITGGRVQVSGFSFREATNLATILRTASLPLEFTVQNLQRIGPSLGEDSIRRGLQALIWGVAMSLVFILLYYTGAGLLACITLGFNFLFLLAILSFMGFTLTLNSMAGLVLTIAMAVDANILVFQRIKDELRLGRERAAAVSGGFEKAFLTIIDANLTTLIAAFCLALLASGPIRGFAVTLIAGIVTTLFTSIYILRLLFDIGTETFKRKTVFIGFRRIKKDA